The genomic stretch ATTCGATCCTTTTGCCTTCGAATTATAAGCAGCGTACGAAGCGGCCTCCAGTAACACCTTTTTTCCGGGCATTCCTTTGTCATTCCCCATTCTGATAACAAGGTGTGAACCGGGAACACCTCGTGCGTGCATCCACACATCTTCCTTATGAGCTTTCTGGACTAGGGTATCATTGCTTTTTGCATTTTTCCCAATCCAAACCGGGTAACCCATTACTTCGAGTGTGTAAAATGGGAGCTGTTCTTCATCTGATGAGTTGTCCTGATTTCTATATTCTTTGAGCTCTTCTTCATGATCTTTTTCCCAATCTTTAAAATCCCAGAGATTCGTAATAGATTCAGCCTGTTCCAGTAACCGTTCGGCCTTTTCTTTTTCTTTTTGCATGATGGGAATACGCTTCATGGCTTCCTCATAAGACTTTTCAGCCCCGGATGATTTCTTGTAATAACGCTGGGCATTCTCTGCTATGTCCAGATCGATCTCAAGCGGAATAGTCACATTTTCGCCTTCATTGTATAAATCTTCCACTTCAATCTCTTCCTGGTTAACATCTCCAAGATGAGCATTGGCCATCAGAATATGCCCCCATTGCTCGTATTTTTCAGCGCGTTCCAGTCCTTTGTCCGCTTGTTCCAGGTTTTGCAAGCCTGATTTAGTACGCTTTATTTTACGCTTCAGGCTTTTCAGGAGTGATGATTTCCGCTGTTTGAGCCGCTGATCCCTGGAGTAATTCTTATAGCGATAAAGAATAAGGTCATTTACGCTTTCGAATTCTTTTTCAGTCTTCAGTGGTAAGGTCTTTTCAGACAGCAGCGTGGTGTCTCCATTTTCAAGGAGCCGGGGGAAGGGTTCATTTTCCATCTCATCACAGATTTTTCGAACAAACTCCTGCAGTTCTTCTACGCTAGACTCTTCCAGATTGTAAATATCAATAAGCTCGGGAATATTTTGTCTGGGGAACATCGCATTGATAGCTACCAATTTATTCTTGGTGCTTTTTCTGCTTATATCTTCCTCGATCTCATATACATTCAAAACCTGGGGAGATGACGGTTCTTCTCCCTCTTCATCATATTCTTTGAACACTTCAACAATTTGCCCTTCCCTGGAAAGGAAAACATTAGCCCGGTTACTAAACAGCCTGAAGTGTAATTTATGCCCGTCCTTAAAGTGAATAAAAAGCCAGCGATCGGTCTCTGGTATGGTTACATCGGTTATTTCCACGCCATAAATTTTCTCAAAGAAATCAATGGTGTTGCTCTTTTTTGCTCCGCGGAAGCTATCCAGATATAATGCAATATTTCCGGGGGCTGAGCTAAAGCATAATCGGTGTTTAGCGGTGTCTGTATGCACAAAAAACTCCAAATAGTTTTTATATGGGCTCACCGCCTGCTCGATTTTACCGACAGTTAACTTGTTTTTAAGCTCTCGCTTTAGATATATTAGTTCGTAATAGTTCATTTAAATAGAGGGGAAAATACAGGTTTCATGCATTATCCAATATTTAATTCTATCGTAAATACTGTAGAATCACAATTGGGCAAAAGAGGGATTAAAGCCAAGAAATTCAGGACCTGGGAAGATAATAAGATTCATGCCACCGGATTAGAATTAATCATTGGACTGGATCAGACATCTAACTTCATGAATTCGCTTTCCATCAACTTTGACTGGGATAGCTTCCGGGAAACCACCATGGCCAAAGAACTGGAAGGTATGAATAGTCATCCGTTTCTCAAGATCGAAACCCTAACCAAATCCAACGTCACTCCTACCATAGATGTTG from Gracilimonas sp. encodes the following:
- a CDS encoding NFACT RNA binding domain-containing protein yields the protein MNYYELIYLKRELKNKLTVGKIEQAVSPYKNYLEFFVHTDTAKHRLCFSSAPGNIALYLDSFRGAKKSNTIDFFEKIYGVEITDVTIPETDRWLFIHFKDGHKLHFRLFSNRANVFLSREGQIVEVFKEYDEEGEEPSSPQVLNVYEIEEDISRKSTKNKLVAINAMFPRQNIPELIDIYNLEESSVEELQEFVRKICDEMENEPFPRLLENGDTTLLSEKTLPLKTEKEFESVNDLILYRYKNYSRDQRLKQRKSSLLKSLKRKIKRTKSGLQNLEQADKGLERAEKYEQWGHILMANAHLGDVNQEEIEVEDLYNEGENVTIPLEIDLDIAENAQRYYKKSSGAEKSYEEAMKRIPIMQKEKEKAERLLEQAESITNLWDFKDWEKDHEEELKEYRNQDNSSDEEQLPFYTLEVMGYPVWIGKNAKSNDTLVQKAHKEDVWMHARGVPGSHLVIRMGNDKGMPGKKVLLEAASYAAYNSKAKGSNLAPVIITKKKYVRKPKGSPPGAVVVDREEVEMVTPKKPNT